From Aureibacillus halotolerans, the proteins below share one genomic window:
- a CDS encoding potassium channel family protein — protein MHFFRKFAVQLIRLKNATVLLATLIFVAACTVVMYSLEPDNFGTIFNAFYFVLTTFATVGYGDFSPVTVIGKIVTILMYFIGIGLLGVVIGKIVDGFTVFKRRREEGKVAYMDKEHIVIIGWSKKAGIAMKEILENDEEMEIVVVDTLSETPVDPGEDRVHYIQGSVTNEETYVQANLDTAKAVIIFSDDTIQDLSLRDAKTLSIALTVERIAPNVHTTAEIMAKHHLANFAHVRVDDFLLSQDTISHMAVRSVMDQGISKVYTQLISQTDGADVFQVTPRPEWTTYREAFIQLLEQGATLIADEESMKLHHRLHDPLPQNARLFVLCDKATIVKIEGRAGE, from the coding sequence ATGCATTTTTTTCGTAAATTCGCTGTACAACTCATTCGTTTGAAAAATGCCACTGTGCTTTTGGCCACTCTCATTTTTGTTGCTGCGTGTACAGTGGTGATGTATAGCCTTGAGCCAGACAATTTCGGAACAATCTTCAATGCGTTTTATTTCGTTCTTACTACCTTTGCGACAGTTGGGTATGGGGATTTTTCGCCCGTCACTGTCATAGGGAAAATCGTGACCATTTTGATGTACTTCATTGGGATTGGTCTTCTCGGCGTAGTAATCGGAAAAATTGTAGATGGCTTCACTGTGTTCAAACGCAGACGAGAGGAAGGGAAGGTGGCCTATATGGATAAGGAGCATATTGTCATCATAGGGTGGAGCAAAAAAGCAGGGATTGCCATGAAAGAAATCCTCGAAAATGATGAAGAGATGGAAATCGTGGTGGTGGATACGTTAAGCGAAACACCAGTTGATCCAGGTGAGGATCGTGTACATTATATTCAAGGAAGCGTTACGAATGAAGAGACTTACGTTCAAGCGAATCTTGATACAGCAAAGGCTGTGATCATTTTTTCCGACGATACCATACAGGACCTCTCGCTCCGTGACGCCAAGACCTTATCTATTGCGTTGACGGTGGAACGGATTGCTCCGAACGTTCACACAACAGCTGAGATTATGGCGAAGCACCATCTTGCTAATTTCGCACATGTCCGCGTTGATGATTTTCTACTCTCTCAAGACACCATTTCGCACATGGCGGTTCGCTCCGTCATGGATCAAGGCATTAGTAAGGTTTACACGCAACTCATCAGCCAAACGGATGGAGCAGACGTGTTTCAGGTGACCCCAAGACCCGAGTGGACCACCTATAGGGAAGCCTTCATCCAGCTTTTGGAGCAGGGGGCTACATTAATTGCCGACGAGGAGTCAATGAAGCTCCATCATCGTCTTCACGACCCACTTCCGCAGAATGCACGGTTATTTGTTCTCTGTGACAAGGCCACCATTGTCAAGATTGAGGGAAGAGCAGGGGAATGA
- a CDS encoding ABC transporter substrate-binding protein, with the protein MKTFGWLLGLILMVGVLSACAGGQGPAEGMTNETASAETEHSQQDDAIIDTDARIASMSIHMTNNLLALGITPAGSVIGGGVQDFLPHVKNQLEGVEKLGVIKNPNLEAVVSLKPDYIFTDSFFGAETVDSLEKIAPVISTNLDKGTWRDQLLETSSHFALEDKAQSFIEEYDAKAKRVGELIHEELGYDAKVMAVRVTAKNIRVQSTGRPLGPILYDDLKLTPPKLAEDISKAEPYAAISVEVLPESDADAIILMVNNDEDARKAFATLENNPLWSHVKAVKNDHVYAVDGQKWLDYSSLGQSMALDNAEELFTNK; encoded by the coding sequence ATGAAGACATTTGGTTGGTTGTTAGGTTTGATTTTAATGGTTGGTGTGCTTTCTGCATGTGCTGGAGGGCAAGGACCAGCAGAGGGGATGACCAATGAAACGGCATCTGCGGAGACAGAGCATTCCCAACAAGACGATGCAATAATTGACACAGATGCGCGAATTGCATCAATGTCGATCCATATGACGAACAACTTATTAGCCCTCGGAATTACGCCAGCTGGCTCGGTCATTGGCGGAGGTGTGCAGGATTTTCTTCCCCATGTGAAAAATCAACTGGAAGGCGTGGAAAAACTAGGTGTCATTAAAAATCCGAATTTAGAGGCTGTGGTTTCACTAAAGCCTGACTATATTTTTACAGACAGCTTTTTCGGTGCTGAAACCGTTGATAGCTTGGAAAAGATTGCTCCAGTGATCAGCACGAATTTGGACAAAGGCACATGGCGCGATCAGTTGCTTGAAACGTCTTCCCACTTTGCATTGGAAGATAAAGCTCAGTCTTTTATTGAGGAGTATGACGCGAAGGCAAAGCGTGTTGGGGAGCTCATCCATGAGGAGCTTGGATATGATGCAAAAGTGATGGCAGTGCGGGTGACCGCAAAAAATATCCGCGTGCAAAGCACTGGACGTCCTCTTGGTCCCATTTTGTACGACGATCTCAAGCTCACACCACCTAAATTGGCAGAGGATATTTCAAAGGCTGAGCCGTATGCCGCCATTTCTGTAGAGGTGCTCCCTGAATCAGATGCAGATGCCATTATCCTCATGGTCAATAACGATGAAGACGCGAGAAAAGCATTTGCGACACTTGAAAATAATCCACTTTGGTCGCATGTAAAAGCCGTCAAAAACGATCATGTGTATGCGGTTGACGGACAAAAATGGCTAGATTATTCATCGCTCGGTCAAAGCATGGCGCTCGATAATGCCGAAGAGCTGTTTACTAACAAATAG
- a CDS encoding cation diffusion facilitator family transporter — translation MNHSHSHSHHHGHDHHHHGHQNKKVLRLSFFIIASFMIVEVIGGFLTNSLALLSDAGHMLSDAAALGLSFFAIVFGEKGASLSKTFGYKRFEILAALINGLTLIGISIYIFVEAITRLLAPPEVVSSGMLIISGIGLLVNIVVAFLLMRGDKEDNLNVRSAFLHVLGDLLGSVGAIVAALLILFFGWSIADPIASIVVAFLIIVSGVRVTKDSFHILMEGVPHGMQIEDVKMALMSLQGIKDVHDLHVWSITSDFPSLSCHLVVEPQVAHQSVLANAQALLKQEFQLEHTTIQIDLADGDCEGTPCN, via the coding sequence ATGAACCACTCTCATTCCCACTCCCATCATCATGGGCACGACCATCACCATCATGGACACCAAAACAAAAAGGTACTTAGGCTTTCCTTTTTTATTATTGCTTCGTTCATGATCGTTGAAGTGATTGGCGGCTTTCTCACAAATAGCTTGGCACTCCTGTCCGATGCTGGTCATATGTTGAGCGATGCCGCAGCCCTTGGACTTAGCTTTTTCGCCATTGTGTTTGGAGAAAAAGGCGCTTCTTTATCGAAAACCTTTGGCTACAAACGGTTTGAAATTCTGGCCGCCCTCATCAATGGGCTTACGCTTATCGGCATTTCCATTTATATATTTGTGGAAGCCATTACTCGTCTTCTTGCTCCTCCAGAGGTCGTGAGCTCAGGCATGCTAATTATTTCAGGAATTGGGCTGCTCGTGAATATCGTCGTCGCCTTTCTATTAATGAGGGGGGATAAAGAGGATAACCTCAATGTCAGAAGTGCGTTTCTGCATGTGCTTGGCGATTTGCTCGGCTCGGTAGGCGCTATCGTGGCGGCATTGCTTATCTTGTTTTTCGGGTGGAGCATCGCTGATCCAATTGCCAGTATTGTTGTGGCTTTCTTAATTATCGTAAGCGGCGTGCGTGTGACAAAAGATTCGTTTCACATTCTGATGGAAGGTGTTCCGCATGGCATGCAAATTGAGGATGTCAAAATGGCATTAATGTCGTTACAAGGCATTAAAGACGTGCACGACTTGCATGTGTGGTCGATCACGTCGGATTTTCCTTCCCTGAGCTGTCATCTCGTCGTGGAACCGCAGGTCGCTCACCAATCGGTACTCGCCAACGCCCAAGCACTGCTTAAACAAGAGTTTCAGCTAGAGCACACGACCATACAAATTGACCTAGCAGATGGCGATTGTGAAGGGACGCCATGCAATTGA
- a CDS encoding MFS transporter, protein MRLFIWLACLSYLLTGVGHIIIGSVLEPMIAHYDLSYSDGGQLIMNQFLGFLVGVLFAPFILKTMGRRTTIVLSFFLFTVAQVALFMLVPWPMLLSIVPLGGAGLGITETVIAGLIIGKLKEKKASVMMLTEVFFGIGALLLPIISAILIAGGEWNSLFAFVGMVTLITFVLWMFLRFGEHDETLMAKEKIKTKKADHKRYPKPSLPMLCIGAFFFFLYVGTEMTFPNYLPSILSMSSELSPSTLALSITVFWGAMTIGRMVMTFIIGRFGFTKLFAICCTGQFITLGLFALSPNVTISFIVIFFVGLTMGGIFSLGLLLINEATPGLEDRTSSLLIAMGGLGGALLPRLTGSLLDLYPVQVTLWVLFGFAGCMFALMALLFLLRKRVLVFNQKSDMSRGH, encoded by the coding sequence ATGAGACTATTCATCTGGTTGGCATGCTTGTCCTACCTACTTACAGGCGTCGGCCATATTATTATTGGTTCTGTTCTTGAACCGATGATTGCACACTATGACCTTAGTTATAGCGATGGCGGACAACTGATTATGAACCAATTCCTCGGCTTTTTAGTTGGAGTGTTGTTTGCACCGTTTATTCTCAAAACCATGGGTCGACGAACGACCATTGTTCTCTCGTTTTTCCTGTTTACCGTCGCTCAGGTGGCATTGTTTATGCTTGTCCCTTGGCCAATGCTGTTATCCATCGTGCCTTTAGGTGGTGCAGGACTTGGAATCACTGAAACCGTCATCGCTGGGCTGATCATTGGAAAGCTCAAAGAGAAAAAAGCATCGGTGATGATGTTAACAGAAGTGTTCTTCGGCATCGGGGCTTTACTGCTCCCCATCATCTCAGCCATTCTGATCGCAGGTGGAGAATGGAACAGTCTTTTTGCTTTCGTTGGAATGGTAACGTTGATCACCTTCGTTTTGTGGATGTTTCTTCGCTTCGGTGAACATGATGAAACCCTTATGGCGAAAGAAAAAATCAAAACGAAAAAAGCTGACCATAAGCGCTACCCAAAACCGTCTTTGCCTATGCTTTGCATTGGTGCGTTCTTTTTCTTTCTATACGTTGGCACGGAAATGACCTTTCCGAACTATTTGCCTTCCATTTTGTCGATGTCCTCTGAATTGTCTCCATCGACACTTGCGCTTAGCATCACTGTGTTTTGGGGCGCAATGACGATTGGGCGTATGGTCATGACCTTTATCATTGGACGATTCGGGTTTACAAAGCTTTTCGCCATCTGCTGCACTGGACAATTCATTACCCTTGGCTTGTTTGCGTTATCGCCAAATGTGACCATAAGTTTTATTGTCATCTTCTTTGTCGGGTTGACGATGGGCGGCATCTTTTCACTCGGGCTGCTGCTTATTAACGAGGCAACTCCCGGATTGGAAGACCGAACGTCGAGCTTACTTATTGCGATGGGCGGTTTAGGTGGCGCATTACTTCCTCGCTTAACCGGCAGCTTGCTTGACCTCTATCCTGTTCAAGTTACGTTGTGGGTGTTGTTCGGTTTTGCCGGCTGTATGTTTGCACTCATGGCTCTGCTGTTTCTTTTGAGAAAACGTGTGTTGGTGTTTAACCAAAAAAGCGATATGTCGAGGGGCCATTAG